Proteins encoded within one genomic window of Formosa agariphila KMM 3901:
- the yidD gene encoding membrane protein insertion efficiency factor YidD, with protein MKRLLIAPFLFLIKIYQTLISPLTPASCRYHPTCSQYTKEALTKHGLFKGGWLSIKRIFSCHPWGGSGYDPVP; from the coding sequence ATGAAACGTTTGTTAATTGCTCCATTTTTATTCTTAATTAAGATATACCAAACCCTTATATCTCCTTTAACACCTGCGTCTTGTCGTTACCACCCAACATGCTCACAATACACCAAAGAGGCACTCACCAAACACGGTTTATTTAAAGGCGGTTGGTTAAGTATAAAGCGCATTTTTAGTTGCCATCCATGGGGCGGATCAGGTTACGATCCCGTACCCTAA
- a CDS encoding rhodanese-like domain-containing protein has protein sequence MKKLSLIYCFIVVLFTACNNRDHGVIEAVTPEEMQTLISADDVQLVDLRSQEERLTRGYIANSQHIDYNSDTFEEDILKLDKSKPVALYCHSGRRSAKCAEKLKAAGFVKVFDLQGGISEWKHGGLDLE, from the coding sequence ATGAAGAAATTAAGTTTAATTTATTGTTTTATAGTTGTATTGTTTACAGCTTGTAACAATCGAGATCATGGGGTTATTGAAGCTGTTACTCCTGAAGAAATGCAGACTTTAATAAGTGCAGACGACGTGCAATTGGTAGATTTAAGGTCTCAAGAAGAACGTCTTACTCGTGGTTATATAGCCAATTCACAACATATTGATTATAACTCGGATACTTTTGAAGAAGATATTTTAAAATTAGATAAAAGTAAGCCTGTGGCATTATATTGTCATAGCGGAAGACGAAGTGCTAAATGTGCTGAAAAACTTAAAGCCGCTGGTTTTGTTAAGGTTTTTGACTTGCAAGGTGGTATTTCAGAATGGAAACACGGTGGTCTTGATTTAGAATAA
- a CDS encoding DUF192 domain-containing protein, which produces MKLNKFIVPALLMGLATLHFSCKDEKKVNIAPTEISFKKEGELTLYKAKTDSVIKRLNIEIADTEYDRETGLMYRSSMKTNNAMLFVFPNEEQRSFYMKNTQIALDIIYIGENQNIVSIAKYAKPMDDASILSYKPAMYVLEVNAGLADAWQLKAGDSIAFTK; this is translated from the coding sequence ATGAAGCTAAATAAATTCATTGTTCCTGCGCTTTTAATGGGATTAGCAACCTTACATTTTTCTTGCAAAGACGAAAAAAAAGTAAACATTGCCCCAACAGAAATATCTTTTAAGAAAGAAGGAGAATTAACACTTTACAAGGCTAAAACAGACTCGGTAATAAAACGTTTAAACATTGAAATTGCAGATACTGAATACGACAGAGAAACAGGCTTAATGTATAGGTCTTCTATGAAAACTAACAACGCCATGTTGTTTGTCTTTCCAAACGAAGAGCAGCGTTCATTTTACATGAAAAATACTCAAATAGCCTTAGATATTATTTATATAGGAGAAAATCAAAACATTGTAAGTATTGCAAAATATGCCAAACCTATGGACGATGCCTCAATTTTATCTTACAAACCCGCCATGTACGTTTTAGAAGTCAATGCTGGGTTAGCTGATGCATGGCAGCTTAAAGCAGGTGATTCCATCGCATTTACTAAGTAA
- a CDS encoding YceI family protein encodes MKNTVKITMLLVLAITVASFSTLKTKNVNIKESQITWTGHKVTGQHDGTLTLKDGALEFNNKQLIGGEFTMDMTSINTTDLEGKSKAKLDGHLKSDDFFGTEKYPTATLKFTEVKGQGTDYTVTGDLTVKGITKPITFNMTVAEGSAKAAFKIDRTKYGIKYGSASFFDDLQDKAIYNEFDLNVALKF; translated from the coding sequence ATGAAAAACACAGTAAAAATCACAATGCTATTAGTTTTAGCTATTACAGTTGCATCGTTCTCAACTTTAAAAACTAAGAACGTTAACATAAAAGAAAGTCAGATTACTTGGACTGGACATAAAGTTACAGGACAACATGATGGTACCCTTACACTTAAAGATGGAGCTCTAGAATTTAACAACAAGCAATTAATTGGAGGTGAATTTACAATGGATATGACATCTATTAACACCACCGACCTTGAAGGTAAGTCTAAAGCAAAACTAGATGGTCACTTAAAAAGCGATGATTTCTTTGGAACAGAAAAATATCCAACAGCTACATTAAAATTTACCGAAGTTAAAGGCCAAGGTACAGATTATACCGTAACAGGAGACTTAACCGTAAAGGGCATTACAAAGCCAATAACATTTAACATGACTGTTGCAGAAGGTTCAGCAAAAGCAGCTTTTAAAATAGATAGAACAAAATACGGTATTAAATACGGGTCGGCTAGCTTCTTCGACGACTTACA
- the lgt gene encoding prolipoprotein diacylglyceryl transferase, whose product MHFLKFNWNPTSGIEIIGNFQLHFYSLMWVTAFLLGFQVMKRIYVKEKVSLEYLDPLFIYTVLATMFGARLGHVIFYQPELFKDDFLSIFLPIRTNPTFEFTGFQGLASHGAAIGIIIGMYLYRKKYNYKSIMWILDRIVIPVSLGAIFIRIGNFINSEIIGKVTNSNLGVRFIQDEYSKREAVQLTGIKDPKGAYNAIAHNPEFKNLLDAVPYRHAAQLYEAGCYVFVFLILWVIYTKTNKKDNPGFLFGLFLVLLWTVRFFVEFVKEAQVDERATWALNTGQWLSIPFILVGFYFMFVYKGNSKTV is encoded by the coding sequence ATGCATTTTTTAAAATTCAACTGGAATCCTACATCAGGAATTGAAATCATTGGAAACTTCCAACTTCATTTTTATAGCCTTATGTGGGTTACTGCTTTTCTTTTAGGGTTTCAGGTAATGAAACGTATTTACGTAAAAGAAAAAGTTTCTCTCGAATACTTAGATCCATTATTTATATACACCGTTTTAGCCACTATGTTTGGTGCGCGTTTAGGTCATGTTATTTTTTATCAGCCTGAATTATTTAAAGACGATTTTCTAAGCATATTCTTGCCTATACGAACAAATCCAACTTTCGAATTCACAGGATTCCAAGGTTTAGCAAGTCATGGTGCAGCTATTGGTATAATTATCGGTATGTATTTATATCGAAAAAAGTACAACTATAAATCTATAATGTGGATTTTAGACCGCATTGTAATCCCGGTTTCATTGGGTGCTATATTTATTAGAATTGGAAACTTTATCAATTCGGAAATTATAGGAAAAGTAACAAATTCTAACCTAGGTGTTCGTTTTATTCAAGACGAATACAGTAAGCGCGAAGCGGTACAACTTACAGGGATTAAAGACCCTAAAGGTGCTTATAATGCCATTGCACATAATCCGGAATTTAAAAATTTACTAGATGCTGTACCTTACAGACACGCTGCCCAGTTATACGAAGCAGGTTGTTATGTATTTGTATTCTTAATCTTATGGGTAATATATACTAAAACAAATAAAAAAGACAACCCTGGTTTCTTATTCGGATTATTTTTAGTGTTACTATGGACGGTTAGATTCTTTGTGGAATTTGTAAAAGAAGCACAAGTTGATGAACGTGCAACGTGGGCATTAAACACTGGACAATGGTTAAGTATACCTTTTATATTAGTAGGATTCTATTTTATGTTTGTATATAAAGGCAACTCTAAAACCGTATAA
- a CDS encoding MarR family winged helix-turn-helix transcriptional regulator produces MKELEDILQTNTPIPLNRKTVLNIAYSAIWIKDQTNPVLKSFDISNEQFNVLRILRGKKGSPANLQDIQDRMINKMSNTTRLVDKLILKGYVERNICEKNRRKVEIFITKEGLKLLKAIDPNIDKAENEISANLSKDELETLNFLLTKLRS; encoded by the coding sequence ATGAAAGAGTTAGAAGATATATTACAGACAAACACTCCAATTCCGTTAAACAGAAAGACCGTTTTAAATATTGCTTATTCTGCAATATGGATAAAAGACCAAACTAATCCTGTATTAAAATCTTTCGACATTTCTAATGAACAATTTAATGTATTACGCATATTAAGAGGTAAAAAAGGAAGTCCTGCAAATCTTCAAGATATTCAAGACCGAATGATTAACAAGATGAGTAATACCACTCGGTTAGTAGACAAACTTATATTAAAAGGATATGTAGAACGAAATATTTGCGAAAAGAATAGAAGAAAAGTAGAAATATTTATTACAAAAGAAGGCCTTAAACTTTTAAAAGCTATAGATCCTAATATAGATAAAGCTGAAAATGAAATTTCGGCTAATCTTTCTAAAGACGAATTAGAAACTTTAAACTTTTTATTGACAAAATTAAGATCTTAA
- a CDS encoding rhodanese-like domain-containing protein: protein MADLTQEEWVEQLANDSNAVILDVRTDDEVDQGFIANAKHIDFYLGQEFVNQLDELDKTKNYYVYCRSGARSGKACEIMDQLGIENSYNLLGGFNEWAGEVEER from the coding sequence ATGGCAGATTTAACACAAGAAGAATGGGTAGAGCAATTAGCTAACGATAGCAATGCTGTTATATTAGATGTACGTACAGACGATGAAGTCGATCAAGGATTTATTGCAAATGCTAAACATATCGATTTTTATTTAGGACAAGAATTTGTAAATCAATTAGACGAATTAGATAAAACTAAAAACTATTATGTGTATTGCCGATCAGGAGCGCGAAGTGGTAAAGCTTGCGAAATCATGGATCAATTAGGAATCGAAAACTCATATAATTTACTAGGTGGTTTTAACGAATGGGCCGGTGAGGTTGAAGAAAGGTAA